DNA from Nitrospira sp.:
GGTACGGCCCATTGTTGTGCCCATGGGGTTACGACCAGTACTCCGACGCCTTCATGTATCCATGCAGCAGATCACGCCGCGCCACGATGCCCACGAGTTTGTTCTCTCGCACCACCGGCAGACGCGTCACGTACCGATCCTGAAACAGGTTGGCGACCTCCTCCAGTGTCATGGTTTCTCGGGCCGTCAGCGGTCGTGTCGTCATGATCTCCGATGCCGGCACCTTCCGCAAATCTCGCCCTTCGATCATGGCTTGCAGCAGGTCGTACTCCGTCACGAGCCCGACCAGCGTGCCGTCCTCTCCCACGACTGGTAATCCGCCGAAATTCTGCTTCGTCATCAGACGACCGATCGTGAGCGCATCAGTACGGGCCGTGCAGGTGAACGGAGCATCCTGCATGAGTTGCCCGACCGTAAGCGTCTTCGGGTCACAGGCCTTGGTGAGCAAGTCGATTCGGCGCATAGGATCTCCCTTCTCTTCACGACGACACATATCGATCCACCGCCGGCCGCTGGTCGATGGATCATCTTGACCGCCCCTTTCTCTGCCGAAGCGCAGCCTGCACGACATCGCGCCGTGTCACCACCCCCACGAATCGATTCTGCGCGTTCACGACCGGCACCGACATGAGATCACTCTCCGTCAACACATGCACCAGGGTAGACAGGTTGGTCTCGGTCCTCGCGGAATAGGGGTTCCCGCTCATGATGTCTTTCGCCTGCCGGGTATTCCACGCCTGTCCTTCGTCGAGCGACAGCAACAGATCATGTTCGCTCACCACCCCCAGCAGCTGTTTCGTCTTGTCCACGACCGGCACAGCCCCGCCCCCCTTCAACAGCAACGCCGCCACTTGGTCGGCCCGCATGTCGAGGCGGGCCACCGGCACACCTCTGTTTACAATGTCGCCCACCGTGAGATCTTCGAACGCCACGCCTCTGGTTGTCGTGCTTGTGGATCGTCTCCTCGATACCTTACCGGCCTTCACCATAGATCCTCCCTCGACCTATTCGATACCTGTCGTTCGCACGCCCTCACTCCGCCGTCGCTGCCAGGGGCGGACTCCTGTCCTCCGCCCAACGCACATGTTGGGTGGTCACACGGCCCCGCTTGATGGTAATGCCCTTCACCTGCTGCTGCTGACCGCCCAAGGTCGCCGTCACCTCATAGGTGCCTTCCGGCAAGTCGACGAACAGCCAGGGTCCGGCGACCTGATCACCGGGAACGGTCAAGAGCGTGGTGCCCTTCGCATTGCGGAGAGACAGGGCCACCCCCGTCACAAATGGTTTCCCGCCCGCCGTAAAGACCAGCTTCAACGAAAACGGCGGGTAGATTGCCTCGCGCTCGACCTGGCCGATGCCTGCGCTGAAGTACCGGATCTTCCCGCTGTGATAGAGCGGAATCGTCTCCCTTTGCGGACCGATGTCGGTGGGAATCTCCAGCTCAATGGCGTCATCGCTCGGCAACACACGAGTCACGACGCCGGCTGCAACGACCTCCGCCCCGGCGAACCACAGCGTCACACCAAGAACCCCGCTCACGAACGGAGATGTGAACTTGTGTGCCACGCCATGTCTTTCCATAAATCCCTCCTTCCACAATAGTTCAACGCAATCATGATGCCGTCACCGCCGATCGGCCTTCACGGCTCGCCTGCTGCATGATTCGCCCACCTGCTTCATGATCTCCTCTGCGCATCAGATTCGACTGACGCCAATTACCCCAATGAAGGGGCTTTTACTGCTGCAAAACGCCGCAGCCGGGCTGCGGCGGAAGTACCGGCCGGCCTGGCCAACCGCCGGGCATCGCACGAGATCTCTCTTTGGACCGGTTCCGCTTCGCAGGCATATCCGATGCAGACCCCATTCCAGGACACCGGACCCTTTCCCTAGGAGAACAGCCCATGAAGATGATGATGGCAGTGGACGGATCGGAATTCGCCGAGTGGAGCGTGCAGATGCTGTCGGCCATCGCCGACCGTCCGCCGGAAACTGTGACCTTGCTCCACGTCGTCGACAACACTTCGTTGAAATCCGCCGCCCGCAAACAGGCCGCCGTTTCCAAGCAAGCGATCGCCGCCTTGACCAAGGCCGGTGATCATATCCTGCGCCGCTTTGAAGGCCTTGCACGAATCGCCTTGCAACAGGCCACCACGAAACCCCATACCACCATCGAAACGGTCCTCGCCCAAGGACGGGTGGCCGATACGATCACCACACAGGCCAAACGGAAGAAGGTCGACCTCCTTGTGCTCGGGTCGCGGGGGTTGAGCGACGTGGAAAGTTATCTCCTGGGCAGCGTCTCCCGCAAGGTCAGCGCACTGGCTTCCTGCCCGGTCCTGGTGGTCAAGCGGCCGCTCACGGCACTTTCCCAGGTGCTCTTCGCAGCCGATGCTTCCAAACACACGCAGGGCGCCTGCAGTTTCCTCTGTAAGCAATTCCTGCCGGAGTCCGCCAAGCTTACCGTCTGCTCGGTCGTCGAACCGGTGGTGACGGAACTCGCCGAGAAATACCTGTCGAAGGACCAGGTGGAACAGCTCTCCGCCCCGAAACGACAGGCCGCCGAACAGACGGTAGAGAAACTGCGCGACCGGTTTCTGCGCGAAGGCTATGCCGTCACGACGCAGGTGCGGATCGACCATGTCACTGACTCGCTCCTCCAGCAAGCCGCCTTGGCCAAGGTGGATCTGCTGGTAGCCGGATCACGAGGATTGACGGGATCGGAGCGGCTCCGGTTGGGAAGTGTGTCGGAAACGTTGCTGAAATATGCCCCCTGTTCCGTGCTGATCGTACGAGGATGGCGTGCCTGAATTGACTGCGCTGGAGATCTGTCGCCTGGCGCCCAGCCAGGTCTATCGCGCGCTCGTCACCTCGCCGCAGGGCCTCTCGCCGGACGACGTGCGGCGGCGGGCCCTCCGCTATGGGCCGAACAGCCTGCAGGACCTGCGCGGGGTTCCGCTCCTCAGCCGGTTCGCCCGTCAGTTCACGCACTTCTTGGCGCTCCTCCTTTGGTTTGCGGCGGGCCTCGCCTTCCTTGCCGACAGGCTGCACCCAGGCGAAGGCATGGCCATGCTCGGCTGGGCGATCCTCGGCGTCATCCTCATCAACGCCGTCTTCGCTTTTCTACAAGAATACCGGGCTGAACGCGCGGTCCAGGCCCTGCGCGGCCTGTTGCCGGCCAAGGCCTGGGTCCTGCGTGAGGGGCAGCATCAACAGGTGCCTCGCAGCGAGCTGGTGCCGGGCGACGTCCTCGTGCTGGAAGAAGGCGAGCAGATTCCCGCCGACGCCAGACTCATCGAAGCCGTCGGGCTTCGCGTCGACAATTCATCCCTCACCGGAGAATCGAAACCCCAACGGCGTTCGGCCGAACCGATCACCGAAGGCCACCCCCTCGACATCGCCAATCTGGTCTTCGCCGGCACGACGGTCCTCTCGGGCCACGGCCAGGCGGTCGTCTTCGCCACCGGCCTTCAGACGGAGTTCGGCAAAATCGCTCACCTCGCGACGACGGTACGGACAGGCCTGAGTCCCTTGCAGCAGGAGATCGTAAAGGTCACCCACGTGGTCGCCGGGCTTTCCCTCCTGATGGGAGTGGTCTTTTTCACCATCGGAGTGGGCATAGGTCTGGGTTTCTGGACCAGTGCGATTTTCGGCATCGGCATCATCGTGGCCAACGTGCCCGAGGGCCTTCTGCCGACCGTTACCCTCGCCCTCGCGATGGGGAGCCAGCGCATGGCCAAGCGCAAGGCACTCATCAAGCACCTCGCCTCCGTCGAAACATTGGGCTGCACGACCGTCATCTGCACGGACAAGACCGGCACGCTGACGGAGAACCGCATGCGGCTCGATAAGCTGTACGTGGATGACCTCATCGTCGAATCCCGAGAGGGCTATCTGTTCACGAGGAACCGCCTCATCAGCGCCGCCGAAGCCGAACGCTGGCGCCTCCTCTTCGACGCCATGATCCACTGCAACAACGCCAAACGCACGCGCCGCCCCGACGGCCGCATCCTTGTCACCGGTGACCCTACCGAGACGGCATTGCTGGAATTCGTCGCGGAGCACGGGCTCCTCCACCGTCCGCCCCTGCGACGCATGGGCGAATTGCCCTTCGATGCGGATCGCAAACGCATGACGACCCTGCACTGGAGCGAGGGCCGATTGCTGGCCTTCACCAAAGGCGCGCCTGAATCGGTGCTGCCGCTCTGCGACAAACAACAGGGGTCGGGGTCGGAGGCGCCGGTGGCCCTCACGCCCGACGAACGCAAGAGGGTGCTGGCACAGAGCCAGGCCTTGGCGCAGCAAGCCTATCGGGTGTTGGCCCTGGCCATGCGGGAAGTGGAGCGCGGGGTGGAGCGGCTGGAGATCGAAACGGTGGAACAGAGGTTGACGTTTCTCGGGCTCGTGGCCATGATGGACCCGCCGCACCGTGAGGTGCCGGACGCGATTCAGAAGTGCCGGCGGGCCGGGGTCCGCGTCATCATGATTACCGGCGACCATCCCTTGACGGCCCTGGCGATCGCGCGCCGGATCGGTCTGGCTCCGGACCAGCCGCCGCCGGCGGCCGGCCGCTTCGTGCCGGTGATCGAAGGGGCGCAAGTCGATAAGCTCGGTGACGAGCAACTACGCCAATTACTTACCCCCACCGCCCCCGGCGAACCGGACCCGGTGTTCGCCCGCATGGCGCCGCGGCATAAAATGCGCATCGTCTCGGTGCTGAAGGCCATGCACGAAGTCGTCGCCGTCACCGGCGACGGGGTGAACGATGCGCCGGCGTTGAAGACGGCGGACATCGGCATCGCCATGGGAGTGGCCGGCACCGACGTCGCCAAGGAAACCGCCTCGATGATCCTGCTCGACGACAATTTCGCCACCATCGTCAATGCCATCGAAGAGGGCCGAACCGTCTATCAAAACATCCGGAAGTTCGTGACCTATGTGCTGGCGAGCAACGTGCCGGAGATCGTGCCCTACCTGGGGTTCGGACTGTCGTCCATGCCGCTGGCCCTGACCGTGCCGCAGATTCTCGCCGTCGATTTGGGAACGGACATGGTACCGGCCTTGGCGCTGGCGGCGGAACAGCCGCAGCACGGCG
Protein-coding regions in this window:
- a CDS encoding CBS domain protein; translation: MRRIDLLTKACDPKTLTVGQLMQDAPFTCTARTDALTIGRLMTKQNFGGLPVVGEDGTLVGLVTEYDLLQAMIEGRDLRKVPASEIMTTRPLTARETMTLEEVANLFQDRYVTRLPVVRENKLVGIVARRDLLHGYMKASEYWS
- a CDS encoding CBS domain protein, whose product is MVKAGKVSRRRSTSTTTRGVAFEDLTVGDIVNRGVPVARLDMRADQVAALLLKGGGAVPVVDKTKQLLGVVSEHDLLLSLDEGQAWNTRQAKDIMSGNPYSARTETNLSTLVHVLTESDLMSVPVVNAQNRFVGVVTRRDVVQAALRQRKGRSR
- a CDS encoding Universal stress protein family, with the translated sequence MKMMMAVDGSEFAEWSVQMLSAIADRPPETVTLLHVVDNTSLKSAARKQAAVSKQAIAALTKAGDHILRRFEGLARIALQQATTKPHTTIETVLAQGRVADTITTQAKRKKVDLLVLGSRGLSDVESYLLGSVSRKVSALASCPVLVVKRPLTALSQVLFAADASKHTQGACSFLCKQFLPESAKLTVCSVVEPVVTELAEKYLSKDQVEQLSAPKRQAAEQTVEKLRDRFLREGYAVTTQVRIDHVTDSLLQQAALAKVDLLVAGSRGLTGSERLRLGSVSETLLKYAPCSVLIVRGWRA
- a CDS encoding Na+,K+ P-type ATPase; this translates as MPELTALEICRLAPSQVYRALVTSPQGLSPDDVRRRALRYGPNSLQDLRGVPLLSRFARQFTHFLALLLWFAAGLAFLADRLHPGEGMAMLGWAILGVILINAVFAFLQEYRAERAVQALRGLLPAKAWVLREGQHQQVPRSELVPGDVLVLEEGEQIPADARLIEAVGLRVDNSSLTGESKPQRRSAEPITEGHPLDIANLVFAGTTVLSGHGQAVVFATGLQTEFGKIAHLATTVRTGLSPLQQEIVKVTHVVAGLSLLMGVVFFTIGVGIGLGFWTSAIFGIGIIVANVPEGLLPTVTLALAMGSQRMAKRKALIKHLASVETLGCTTVICTDKTGTLTENRMRLDKLYVDDLIVESREGYLFTRNRLISAAEAERWRLLFDAMIHCNNAKRTRRPDGRILVTGDPTETALLEFVAEHGLLHRPPLRRMGELPFDADRKRMTTLHWSEGRLLAFTKGAPESVLPLCDKQQGSGSEAPVALTPDERKRVLAQSQALAQQAYRVLALAMREVERGVERLEIETVEQRLTFLGLVAMMDPPHREVPDAIQKCRRAGVRVIMITGDHPLTALAIARRIGLAPDQPPPAAGRFVPVIEGAQVDKLGDEQLRQLLTPTAPGEPDPVFARMAPRHKMRIVSVLKAMHEVVAVTGDGVNDAPALKTADIGIAMGVAGTDVAKETASMILLDDNFATIVNAIEEGRTVYQNIRKFVTYVLASNVPEIVPYLGFGLSSMPLALTVPQILAVDLGTDMVPALALAAEQPQHGAMDEPPRPRTERLLSRDLLLRAYGFLGLIEAGIAMGGFFLYLFHQGWTWGTPLDWKSSLYKEATTVTFAGIVAAQVANVFACRSDRLSAFRLGWFSNPLILVGIAVELTILLVLTYSPLGHLVFGTASLPAWVFGPLALGAIGLLLAEELRKFAGRRLQAGHRLNLQEGS